The following coding sequences lie in one Hoplias malabaricus isolate fHopMal1 chromosome 14, fHopMal1.hap1, whole genome shotgun sequence genomic window:
- the slc25a37 gene encoding mitoferrin-1 — protein MELVAGVEMSQPERENVTEEYDVYESLPPHASLTTHMTAGAVAGVLEHTVMYPVDSVKTRMQSLQPDPKAQYRSVYEALRRIVRTEGLLRPLRGLNITVIGAGPAHALYFACYERIKLSLSDVIQNGGNSHIANGLAGSVATVLHDAVMNPAEVVKQRMQMYNSPYRGLWDCVLTISRKEGLAAFYRSYSTQLTMNIPFQAVHFITYEFMQERLNPQRQYWPGTHILSGAAAGAVSAAVTTPLDVCKTLLNTQENVALSSAHVSGHLSGMANAFRTVYRLGGLPAFFKGVRARVIYQMPSTAIAWSVYEFFKYFLTQHEQHGLELSKMAEKTGTT, from the exons ATGGAGCTGGTAGCCGGGGTGGAGATGTCGCAGCCGGAGCGCGAGAACGTTACGGAGGAGTACGATGTGTACGAGAGTCTTCCGCCGCACGCGTCGTTAACGACGCACATGACCGCGGGCGCCGTGGCGGGGGTGCTCGAGCACACGGTCATGTACCCAGTGGACTCCGTGAAA ACACGTATGCAGAGTTTACAACCGGACCCGAAGGCTCAATACAGGAGTGTGTATGAAGCCCTGCGGAGGATTGTCAGAACCGAGGGTCTTTTACGGCCCCTCAGGGGTCTCAACATCACTGTGATTGGGGCCGGACCTGCACACGCCCTTTACTTCGCATGCTACGAGCGAATCAAACTCAGCCTCAGCGATGTCATTCAGAACGGAGGCAACAGCCACATCGCCAACG GGCTCGCTGGAAGTGTAGCCACTGTCCTCCATGATGCAGTCATGAATCCTGCTGAAG tggtAAAACAACGCATGCAGATGTATAACTCTCCATACCGAGGCCTGTGGGACTGCGTGCTGACGATCAGCCGTAAGGAGGGCCTCGCTGCTTTCTACCGCAGCTACAGCACGCAGCTCACCATGAACATTCCCTTCCAGGCTGTACACTTCATCACATATGAGTTCATGCAGGAGCGGCTGAACCCTCAGCGGCAGTACTGGCCTGGGACGCACATCCTCTCAGGGGCCGCAGCCGGCGCTGTGTCTGCTGCGGTCACCACGCCGCTGGATGTGTGCAAAACGCTCCTCAACACGCAGGAGAACGTGGCTCTCAGCTCGGCACACGTGAGCGGGCACCTCTCGGGCATGGCCAACGCTTTCAGGACGGTCTACCGGCTGGGTGGCCTGCCGGCTTTCTTCAAGGGTGTGAGGGCGAGAGTCATCTATCAGATGCCCTCCACGGCCATTGCGTGGTCAGTTTATGAGTTTTTCAAATACTTCCTGACCCAGCACGAACAGCACGGTCTGGAGCTGTCGAAAATGGCCGAAAAGACCGGAACAACATGA